The Triticum aestivum cultivar Chinese Spring chromosome 5A, IWGSC CS RefSeq v2.1, whole genome shotgun sequence genomic sequence CatgtgcgattcatggtaatacggcaaacgtttcaaaccagtgtgcgtgtgtgataggaataccaatcgcacacagttatgaaaatggacacgttggtgttagtagaggcaccgcacatattttacattcttgaaccgtgtgcgataacatacctatcacaaacatattggtagattaaatgttgatgtccacctttttcacatgACTATAGCGGTGTAATCGTTTGGGATGTCTCTCTGATCAGAAACGTAATGTCGAGATGTAACGTGTGGGACTGGGGCGGCTTCCCATACGTTTATTCTATGGCGATCGTCAGTAGCCGCTCgcccctgacggtttctgggtcgtgtgggaagaacCCCCCTATTGctcacactcactaggcgacggttccaaatgccattgtggaaaggggttaaaaaccatttgtatagcacgatACGGTACCAGtgcttacttaaggcgttactccgttctttatgaacttaatactctaaatgcattatggatagcggtcgatgtgtggagtaatagtagtagatgcataatcgttttggtctacttgacacagacgtgatgcctatatgcataatcattgccttggatatcgtcataactttgcgcttttctatccattgctcgacagtaatttgttcacccaccatattatttgccttcatgagataagcctctagtgaaacctatggcccccaggtctattttccatcatatattttcagatctataaaccaaaaataccttgctgtaatttatttacttttatttcgtTTTACGTTCCagcaatcttttatacctatctctatcagatctcacctttgcaattgaccgagaagggattgacaacccctttatcgcgttgggtgcaagtgtttgattgtttgtgcagatgCATAGATTGGGGATTTGCTTGtacctcttactggattgataccttggttctttaactgagggaaatacttatctctactttgttgcatcatcctttcctcttcaagggaaaaaccaacgcaagctcaagaagtagcagtatgttatattgaataatgataaccatgaaacttgtcatcatgattttaattttcaatcacatgatagttattttgttgagtttgctcccactactattcatgagaacaaatttgcttatgttgagagtagtaaaaTTCCCTCGGCCACACGTCTGTGTTCTTCTCCATTCAGTAAGTAAAGCTCCTTCTCCCTCCTTGCACAATATTTCTGTGTAAAAGTATATACTTATACAAGAACTAAAATACAGTAAGATCTATTTTCACACAACCGGGATATCACTACTAAAAATAACCTGAACTATTTTGAAATTAACTAGATCAACTTTGTGTACTTTGAAACCTTTTGTAGAACTGTAGTTTGGAGTGAAGTGCACGGTAGGTCCTCAAACTATTTCAAGTGTGTCATATAGGTCCTAAAACTATAAAAATCATCATCCAGGTCCTCAAAGTACAACAAGTGTCATCCTAGGCAAAATATAGGTCCTCGGACTACTTTAGTGTTGGAACTGATTTTGGACCTGGATGACACACTCACTTTGAGGGCCTGAATGATGgttttcatagttcgaggacctaggTGACACCCCTGAAATAGTTCGGGGACCTACAATGCACTTCACTCTGTAGTTTGCTTGTTGTAGATTATTTCCCCAAAATTGTAATATAAGCATTCCACTGTACATTGCTTCAGGAGAACTTTTTGTACTCTAAATCAGTGTGCTTGGGATTTGTATTGACACTTATGGTTTCAAAAAATATGAATAGTAAGCTGTTTATGTATCGACTCCCCTAATGATATTAGCACATGCTATTTGAATTTAACTATTGAAGGGCACATGAATCATACTAATGGGCATTTAGGATATGGGGATTCAAAGTTTACAGAAGTTAAGAAATTGCATGTTGGTTTCTTCTCTTTGTTGTTCTGAAATGGCCGCCCTTGTTGGATTGTTCTCTTTAAAAATCTAAAACAAAAATTTACAGTTAGCATAGGTGATGGACTATATTCTTAATTGGGGATCCAATATAAGGGACCtggcaaaaacaagaaaaaattgCATTTTATTGGTTTTTCGGTACCCAGTTTGCATGCTTTTTGGCCTGTCGAGGGGGACTATTCAAATATACCGTCAGTTTCAAAAAATACGTATGTATACAGTAGCATCAACAATTATACATAAAGTGGACCTGTAAAGTTCAGGAATTTGCTTGATGTCATCTCACTTGGTAAATATGTAAACGGAACTACTGCAGAAACGATCTTTCTTTGCATGATGGCTCATCAGGTAGTTTGCTGCAGTTTGGTGCCGTGCATGGATTGTTTGATCTGCACGGTAGTACAAAAACCGGACATATATAATGTTGTATGCATAGCACTTTCTATAGCAGTACTCATATGTAAATATAGTTTAGTGTTCTCTGAAGCTATGTCACCCCAACTAAGTAGTTCAGCACCAATAACAGCAACAAGGTGGTCAGTCAGAAATACCTTCTCTGAAAGAGAAAGGTGTGGATGTGCGGAGTACAACTAGATGGTTAAACTTTTGAAATAAAATCACTCTTTGTTCTTATTAATACGTACTTATTTGGTATGGTCACTTATCCTAAACCATTTTTTAGCCTCCTTAATTTGCTACTTGGTACATGAACAGAGAAGCAAAGGAGAAACTGTAGAAACAGTTATAATTAATTAATACAAGTGGAGGTGTTTAAAGAAAAACAGGTTACCTTGCAAGGATGCAGACCAAGGCCTGTATTGTGATGTGGTAGCAAACCTTCAGGTTTTTCTTTTGAACTTAACCCTTTCAATTTGATTGAATTCAGAAACTGGAAACGCTCAGCCAAAAAAATCCTCCTTCTTCcccgcaaaaataaaataaaataaatcttcTTTCTGCCCAATTGTCAAAAAAAAAACTTCCTTCTGCCCTTCCGAAGAAATTCTTCCTCCCGAGCGCGACGCCCCTACTGCCGCCGCGGCGTGCCCAGCCGGCCGAAGCCTCCGCTGCCCTGCCGCTGGTATAGGAGCCCAGCAGCGTCTCCCTCTGTCGAGCAGCCGCTCCCGCCCAGcaacgccgccgcccggagctacgCCAGCGACCAGTCCATAACCAGGTAGCCACCACTCCTTCGTCCTCCCTCTTCCATCAcccccctctctccttcctcttACATTCTCTGTTTGTTCAATTATTTTCCCTGGTTTTTCTATTTGATGAGTACTTGTTGTAGATTGGATGTCGTGACTCGTGAGAATATGATGATGACTAGTTCTTGCTGCATGATTTTTCCTGTGCATGTTCAAGTTTACATGTGAAAGGATTTTGCTTGATAGGTGTTTGTGATAATGATTGAGAGGCAAATGTTTTCAAACTATAGTTTTTTTAGATGAGCAAatgttttggtttaaacatgttCGCAATGAAACATGGAATGACTGAAGATATATTAACGGAAAAGTATTAAGTTGTTTTATCTGCACTGTCTTGACCTGAAACCAAAGGTTAGCAGTAACATGCAATTTGACAGAGCATGAGCTGTGTCTTGGTTATACTGGCCTAAATTGGTTAAACACATTAGTACTAGTGGTATTGTTGGCATGATAGATGTCCCAACTCCCAAATCTTGTTTATGATTGGGAATATAGCCGTACTGTTCTGCTGTGTTTTGATTTTTAATAGTAAGACTTAAAACTATTATCGTTTTAAAGTGATGTTTTGCCCTTTTGCATGTTAGCTGATTGATCTTCAGGTTCCACCTTTCGTGTTATGCCATGCTGCAAGCCTCTCTGTATTTTTGCTCAGATTGTGCTACTGTGCACACGAGAGAAATTGTTGGTTTCTTGTTTATTCATACAATATCTCCTGCAATTATGTGTTGCCTGTTACACAACTCAATCATTCTTTGGGTTTTCACCTAGTCAACCTCACTAGCAATGTTACACAAGGCTTCATTTTCTGGGCTTGAAGTTAAAATTAAGTTCTGTTTTAATACATATGCTAGGAAGGTATTGAATTGCATGTGTATGTACCTCCCGGTGCTACAAAAGGGGGTGTCACCAACACAAGCAGATCCCGTTCAAGAGGAGAACGAAGATATCTTGAACAATATTTGTAGTAGGATAGCCGATGTGTGTTTTGCGAGAGCAAGATAGGCCATCATCATGTGAACCATATGTGTTCTGTACGGCGCCTGCCTCTCCTTTGTACTGAATTTCTTCCCACTTTATCCGCTCTGCCCCTTCAATTTCCTTTGTAGTTCTCCCTGTGCACCCCTCAACCCACCCACTCTTTACAATCACAGGAGCACGGTGCCACGCCTGTGGACCCCTCTGTCCGCATCTTCTTCAGCTCTCTtgcagcagacatgcacgccgccaGGCGGCTCCATCTCAAATACTTGATTTGTAGATGGTGCTAGTTTATTTGGGTTTTGGTGGTACAATGCTAAAGActaagagctactccctccatcctataATACTTTAATTGGGATTATAAGATCTTATTACAAACAATGTACTCATATATTtgttgtaataacatcttatattatgggacggagggagtagtaggttAGTAGCCGGTGCCTAGTTTGTGTGTCATGTTTGGACTATGTCAGTGGTATCTTCCTGCCACTAGTTCCTGGTGTTTTCATTGAACCTTTTGAACTATGTTTCTGTATTTCTTTGATTATTAGGTAGTTTACTACCGGAGTTCTGGAAAGTTATTGTCAATGTGCTTTTTCTTTTTGAAATCTTATTGTCAATGTGCTTGACTGTGCACCAGAATTACTGTTGTTTTCCTATTTTGTTGCTATGTGCTTTGGTTGGATGTGTTGATCGGCTGGCCCGTGGGTGGTCGGTGCCTGTGATGACTGGCGTTGAAGATGTTCTGTGCCCGCTGCAGGTGTCGGGCATGGCGTCAGCTATAATGTAATGGCGGGCATGGGCACTGGTGACTAATCCCTGTGCTCAATTGCCAGCTGTATTAGCACAGTGCAGAAACTGCAAATGAGTTCTAGGTGGATTTGTTTGGTGAAATTGACTGCAGTGGGTTAATTCGGTCTTGCACTTAGTTTATTAGCCGGCTACCAGTCTCTCGTGTTATATTATCTTGGCTTGCTAATGAGTTCATATTCTTATCGCAATTTCGTCGTATCTTACCATCTCCTCTCGCCTCCTTCTGGGCTTCTGGTTCTTCGTTCATGTGACCAGGCGGCGCTGCCATGCACTTCAGCGCTGGCTATAAACCACCATTCCGCTTGAAAACCGCTGCAAGACTATGGGCTTCCATGTGAAATCCTCTGTCTTCTCTTCCTGCTAGAGTGAGGTTTTTTTTGGCTGAAAGCCCTTCTGTGAAAAAAAAAATCCTTGTTCATTGGTAGGTCACTGTAGCAAAGATGTCCTCAATGGTGACAACAATGCGCATGACATCGACTTTGTTGGTGAGGCGGGTGGACTCTAGGGGGATGGGTGGGCATTTGTAGTAGGCGGAAGAGCGCCATGCTCTACATGTAATCTGTGACTTGTCCCTTCTTCCTAATTCTTTCTCTGTTATTGTAATGTGACAATAACAACCAAGGTGCATGTCCATATCTGTTGATCTGCTTCAGTAGATGTGAGCCCTCACTTTGCATTAACTAGTAAGTGTATCTTAAACTTTTACCATCAGGAGACACTGTTTCTGAAAACTGCAAGATAAACTGTTCATCTGATTAAATCATAAGCTAAGAGTGAATGTTCCATCAAACTACAGGTTACTTGCATGCACTTTAAACAAAATTCTTCAAAGTACAGAGAGAAGATATTCTAACTTTTTTGTGTGGGGAACCTAATTTTTGCAGGGGAGATGCTGAAATTTATGCGAATGTCAAGAAGCTCAAATGGAAGGCAAAAAAATCGTAAACGAGTGGTAAAAAAAGAGGTGTCCAGCATTTTAAGTGATCGGCGTAAAGCTGTGGTGGAGAACATCACTCAAGAACTTGCTACAAAGTTGTCCCCAAGCATTATCTCTCTTGCTTCATTTGATGGTGATTATACTATTGTATGCACAGTAGTTTCCCTGGTTCATATTTAATTATCGGTAGTCAATGACTGCAACAATGATCTTTTGTAGGAGACAAGATGCATTTTAGAAGCACGGGCATAGTTCTTGAAAACAGTTCATCTGGTGGTACATGTGTTCTAACATCGTCGGCTTTGGTTAGCACATCAGATAAGGAACGCATGCTTACCCCTGCACTGAAGGTTTGTGTTGTCAATGTGTCTGCACTTGTTGCTCTTATTTAAGATACTGGTCAGCTAATCATCTTGTATATCTGTCATAACTTTACAGATAAAATTGCGCCTTCCCAATAACGAAGTTGTTGGTGGGTGGATAAAACATTATAGTTTGCCTTTCAGTATGGTTGTTATTGAAACTGGATTCTCCCCTGATCTTCGTGCAGCATGTCTCAGTAAAAGCGTGCAAGTCAAGCCCCATAGTCAGTTATTAGCTGTAAAGCATTGTTTCCACTCAGGCAAATTAATGGATACACGTGGGGAACCGATTGACGGTCCAAGTGAAGTTGACAGTGAAGGGTTTATGTTCTCCACATGCAAAATTACTACGGTGTGCTGTTTGTTTCTCCCCTTATTTTTCTAATCATTATGCACCTGTCTTTTTATGCATCAAATTTACTAATTTCCTATGTACACACTTCATCGTTGTGCTAGGATGGAAGTGGTGGTCCACTTGTTGATTTTGATGGGAACATTGTTGGGATGAATGACTATCATGATCAGAAAATTACTCGATATGTACCAACAAATAAAATTCTTGAATGTTTGAGGAATCTTGGGTTATGGTATGCCATTTATACTTGTAGCATTTAATCATACTTGTACTGTATGCATTATGATGAGTTCACTGCATTCTGCAGTGTGGATGAAATGGAAAACTTTTCCATTACCTTTAATCCCTTTTCAGTAGGTGAGATAAGAAAAATCACTCTTTAAGGCTGCTAAATTATGCACTCACAGACTATTCTTCGTCATTTTCTAATGTTACTTGTCAATTATGACATGTAGGTTTCTCATTTGGAGTGCGAGGTTAGTTTATGGTCTGCAAACTCATTGACATGCTATATGGAACTACCCCAACATAGAAATACTCAGTATTCTTCAGTTCTATCTCTTTTTCGTGATAGGTAGCTTGAATCAAACTGGCTCTAGTGGGAGAAGTGGTGACAAAAGGAAACGTAAATATTTTGCATCTTCTATCCCCAATCCACAAGGTGAATCAAGTCGTGAtcgtttattttttattttgaagtAATAGGCGGTGTTTCATCAAATGAGAACAGATAGTTCATTACAG encodes the following:
- the LOC123107346 gene encoding uncharacterized protein isoform X3 is translated as MLKFMRMSRSSNGRQKNRKRVVKKEVSSILSDRRKAVVENITQELATKLSPSIISLASFDGDKMHFRSTGIVLENSSSGGTCVLTSSALVSTSDKERMLTPALKIKLRLPNNEVVGGWIKHYSLPFSMVVIETGFSPDLRAACLSKSVQVKPHSQLLAVKHCFHSGKLMDTRGEPIDGPSEVDSEGFMFSTCKITTDGSGGPLVDFDGNIVGMNDYHDQKITRYVPTNKILECLRNLGLCVDEMENFSITFNPFSVGFSFGVRGSLNQTGSSGRSGDKRKRKYFASSIPNPQELIEDGPPPEFTVDEHKHPTIHPWPSSGGMHLEGDFEEEFGIAMWSEPTRKVASMKSWSVVALASFNGKERHFACTGVSIDCSESTSRILTSASLVRTSGDENKIVDNLRIEVCLPMEQRIIGTLQHYDLSYNVAVVGIPNSCKNHAALFFEEPQTKVVVALGRAFKSGNLMATDGSVIGERDKFDCRELKYSTCKITKAGIGGPLFDLNGNFVGMNFYDSDGAPYLPSDIIQNLLRSFYAERTAAAGITEKPNYRWPVPKPYWYYPSHHRKPEPKHTSFD